AATCCTGTTTCAGGGCCGAAGTGACACAATGCTCTATAACCGCCTCTTCGTTGCGTGCTGGAATGCAAATGCTTACCAACGGTGCTTCACTTGCTTTAACTGTTGAGGGAGACTGTTTTGAAAGGGAGCGGAATTCAAACCAGTTTCGTACAAAAACAAAAACCGTAAAACCGATATAAGTAGCTGCGATGTAAAGAAGTATGTCCATTGAACGAAAGTTAGCAAACAGTTCGTTGCCGTTCACCAATACGATTATTTTATTTGATCATGAATATATCTACAGACGTCAGGCATATAACTCCGGATTTTAACAAGTCGTTCGGCGGGTACGAGTGGTGGTATTTCGATGGTTTAAGTGAGGATGGCCGGCAGGGTTTCGTCATCATTCTGTACCAAACCAATCCTTTTTCCATTCAATATATCCGCGATTTAGAAGAAAACAGGGTTCGTGAGGTTTCCTATCCGGCCATTAGTGTTTCACTGTATAAGGATGGAGAGACGGTGTACTACAGCTTCCTCGAATTTGGAAGTGATGAGTTTAGCTGGGATGAAGACAAGAAAAAGCTTTCGGTTAAGAATGATTCTGTTATCTACCGGCTTGATCAGAATGAATCCGGCTTTGAAATCACTTTGAGACAGGAGCTGCCATCGGGGCATAAGGTTGAAGGAACGGTTGCCGGGAAAGCACCGGTAGCGGATAAAACTCTGATACAATCAACAAGCGAAGACCGCCACAGTTGGAATTTGTTGTTCCCTCAGGTATCAGTTGAGACAAAGCTGAATATCATTGGCAGGAATGGGGAAGAGGAGCTGAACTTTTCGGGTGCAGGATATCATGATCACAATACAGGACACGAACCGATGAAAGAGAGCTTCCGGGATTGGTACTGGGGAAGGTATCACTTCAAAGATTTCACTCTTGTTTATTACCTGATGCAAAAAAGGAACACCGAGCAATTTGAAGCCTGGCTAATCGACCGGGAAAGTCAGCAGGTGCTGGAGAAATTCAGCGATGCAGAAATGAGCTATTTCACCCGAAATTGGTTTGGATTGAAATCAGCCCGAAAAATTGAGTTAAAAGCAAGTGAAGCTACTGTAAATATTCAATGTAGCACTAAAATCGATGATGGGCCTTTTTATCAAAGATTTAAAGGTGAATCTATTTTAAGGTATAGCGATCAAGTCTATGCGGCACATGGTATTTCAGAGTATATATACCCCCTGAATATCTACAATCGGGTATTTTGGCCATTAGTGAAAATGAGGCTGAATGATAATCAACAGAACCCACACTGGGTGCAAAAATCCCGCCGTATGTATCCATGGACATGGTAACCTAAATTATTTAGGCTAGAATTGCGGTTTGAAGCCTTCATCCGAAAAGCCAGCAACAAGCCTGGTTTGCTCATTTAAACGCTGAATATCTGTTTCAAAAAGAGAGGTTAATTCATTTCTGCTCTTTGACTTAACATGATTAACTGATTCTCCTATTGATAAATAAAGCTCCGGTTTGCTGCTTCGAAGAAAATGGGCGTAAATATGGATGGGAACGTAGTCAACATTCTCCGTTTTAGTGTACAGCCAGGCCAGGCCATCTTTGAAATCAGGAGCTGAATCTGAAGCCGGAGTGATGGTTCCTTCCGGGTAAATAAACAGGCAGGAATTTTCTCGTTCCAAAGACTTTACCGCATAACGCAGCGATTGAATAGAGGCTCTCGGGTTTTCCAGGTTAATCGAGAAAGCTCCGATTTTACTAAAGAAGGTGTACTGCTGCATCTGCTTGTCTTCCATCAGGGCCCGTGCTTGTTGGTGAAAGAGGTTCTCGTTTAGATAAAGAGGGATCAGTCCGTCCCACCAGAGGTTATGATTTAAAAAATAAACAGTGCGGGAATCGGGTTCAGGATGGTATTCCTGCTTAATCCAGAGTTGTTTGAACCTTCGTTTAAGAGACCAGCGGGTGTAACGGTCAAAAAACCATATGAAAAAGCGGGATTCGTCAGCGGGGATGAAATTCAATGCGTTCTTTTTTTGGTGATAATAGGGGGTTGTGCCTTATCTTTCAATTATGAAGAAGCACAGAGATAAATCGATCGTTCAAATTACAGACGCAAAGATAGAAGAATATGCACGTGCGATGACTACACCGGAGTCAGAAGACGTTAAAGCTCTTGTAGCGTCTTCTGATGCAGAGTTGGAATATATCGACATGTTGAGCGGAAATTTGGTGGGTCAAATGTTGCGAATGCTGATTCAGGTAAGCGGAGCAAAGCGGATTCTGGAGATCGGAACCTTTACGGGTTATTCCGCTATCGTGATGGCAGAAGCTCTGCCTGATGACGGAGAAATCATTACGATAGAAATGAACATCCGCTATCAGGAGCTTGCGTCAAAGCACTTCCGGCAGTTTGATCATCAGAACAAGATAAAGCTGCTGGAAGGAAATGCCCGGGAATTGGTTTCGGGACTTAGTGGGGATTTCGATCTGATTTTTATTGATGCAGATAAGTTGAGTTATGAAGATTACTTCAGCCAAACACTACCGCTGTTAAAGCAGGGTGGACTCATGGTAGTAGATAACGTGCTGTGGGACGGAACGGTTTTAGATCCTGAAGATCACAAAGCACAAGC
The nucleotide sequence above comes from Gracilimonas sp.. Encoded proteins:
- a CDS encoding lysophospholipid acyltransferase family protein; the encoded protein is MNFIPADESRFFIWFFDRYTRWSLKRRFKQLWIKQEYHPEPDSRTVYFLNHNLWWDGLIPLYLNENLFHQQARALMEDKQMQQYTFFSKIGAFSINLENPRASIQSLRYAVKSLERENSCLFIYPEGTITPASDSAPDFKDGLAWLYTKTENVDYVPIHIYAHFLRSSKPELYLSIGESVNHVKSKSRNELTSLFETDIQRLNEQTRLVAGFSDEGFKPQF
- a CDS encoding O-methyltransferase encodes the protein MKKHRDKSIVQITDAKIEEYARAMTTPESEDVKALVASSDAELEYIDMLSGNLVGQMLRMLIQVSGAKRILEIGTFTGYSAIVMAEALPDDGEIITIEMNIRYQELASKHFRQFDHQNKIKLLEGNARELVSGLSGDFDLIFIDADKLSYEDYFSQTLPLLKQGGLMVVDNVLWDGTVLDPEDHKAQALHEFNKIVSQDNRVEQVLLPVRDGITIIRKK